From Bacillus sp. FSL K6-3431, the proteins below share one genomic window:
- a CDS encoding IspD/TarI family cytidylyltransferase has protein sequence MIYAEILAGGKGTRMGNIDMPKQFLTLNNRPIIIHTIEKFLLNDRFDKIIIVSPKDWINHTNDIIKKYIGELDRIVVVEGGKDRNDSIMSGIKYIEENFGISEEDVIITHDSVRPFLTHRIIEENIDGAIKFGAVDTVIEAIDTIIQSEDGEVISDIPVRDSMYQGQTPQSFNIQKLVNYYQSLDEDQKTILTDACKIYSIQGGKVKLVKGEIFNIKVTTPYDLKVANAIIQERISR, from the coding sequence ATGATTTACGCAGAAATTCTTGCTGGAGGAAAAGGTACACGTATGGGCAATATTGATATGCCTAAGCAGTTCTTGACTCTTAATAATCGACCAATCATTATTCATACAATAGAAAAATTTTTACTAAATGATCGCTTTGACAAAATCATTATTGTTTCACCAAAAGATTGGATTAACCATACGAACGATATTATAAAAAAATATATTGGGGAATTAGATCGAATAGTAGTAGTTGAAGGTGGAAAAGATCGAAATGATTCAATAATGAGTGGGATTAAATATATTGAAGAAAACTTTGGAATATCCGAAGAAGATGTAATAATTACACATGACTCGGTACGGCCGTTTTTAACGCATCGGATTATTGAAGAAAATATCGATGGGGCAATTAAATTTGGAGCGGTCGATACTGTAATAGAGGCAATAGATACAATTATTCAATCAGAAGATGGTGAAGTAATCTCTGATATTCCCGTACGCGATAGCATGTATCAAGGGCAAACGCCACAAAGTTTCAATATCCAAAAATTAGTGAACTATTATCAATCACTAGATGAAGATCAAAAGACTATCTTGACAGATGCATGTAAAATTTATTCTATCCAAGGTGGAAAAGTTAAGTTGGTTAAAGGGGAAATATTTAATATAAAAGTGACTACACCATATGATTTAAAAGTGGCTAATGCAATTATACAGGAGCGGATTTCAAGATGA